A region from the Sulfurivermis fontis genome encodes:
- the ispH gene encoding 4-hydroxy-3-methylbut-2-enyl diphosphate reductase — translation MKVILANPRGFCAGVDRAIEIVERALQLFGAPIYVRHEVVHNRYVVEDLRAKGAIFVDELDRVPDGATVIFSAHGVPRAVQQEAQRRGLRVFDATCPLVTKVHIEVDRHAQVHHEVIMIGHAGHPEVEGTMGQYEGGNAGAIYLVEDAADVAALQVKNPEHLAYVTQTTLSVDDAAAVVDALRARFPAIQGPRKDDICYATQNRQDAVKRLAAQCDVVLVVGSPNSSNSNRLREVSARCGTPAYLIDTAEELLPEWVQGKPVIGVTAGASAPDVLVQQVLERLRQLGADEFVVDGCVVENHAFPLPKELRKG, via the coding sequence ATGAAGGTCATCCTCGCCAACCCACGTGGTTTTTGTGCCGGCGTCGATCGTGCCATCGAGATCGTCGAGCGGGCCTTGCAACTGTTCGGCGCGCCGATCTACGTGCGTCACGAGGTCGTGCACAACCGCTATGTGGTTGAGGACCTGCGTGCCAAGGGTGCGATCTTTGTCGACGAACTGGATCGGGTGCCGGACGGAGCCACTGTTATCTTCAGCGCCCACGGTGTCCCGCGTGCCGTGCAGCAGGAAGCACAGCGACGCGGTTTGCGTGTATTCGATGCCACCTGTCCGTTGGTAACCAAGGTGCATATCGAGGTGGATCGCCATGCCCAGGTTCACCACGAAGTCATCATGATCGGCCATGCCGGCCATCCCGAGGTAGAGGGCACGATGGGACAGTACGAGGGTGGCAATGCCGGCGCGATCTATCTTGTGGAAGATGCCGCTGATGTCGCTGCCCTGCAGGTAAAAAATCCTGAACATCTGGCCTATGTCACACAAACGACATTGTCCGTGGACGATGCCGCTGCGGTAGTCGATGCGTTGCGTGCACGTTTCCCGGCCATCCAGGGGCCACGCAAGGATGACATCTGCTATGCCACCCAGAACCGGCAGGATGCGGTCAAGCGCCTGGCGGCTCAGTGTGATGTGGTGCTGGTGGTCGGTTCACCCAACAGCTCCAATTCCAACCGCTTGCGCGAGGTATCGGCGCGCTGCGGCACGCCGGCGTATCTTATCGACACCGCCGAGGAATTGTTGCCTGAATGGGTGCAGGGAAAGCCCGTCATCGGCGTTACCGCCGGCGCTTCGGCGCCGGATGTCCTGGTACAGCAAGTGCTCGAGCGCCTGCGCCAACTGGGGGCCGACGAATTCGTTGTGGACGGCTGTGTGGTGGAGAACCATGCCTTTCCGTTGCCGAAGGAGTTACGCAAGGGTTAA
- the rpsT gene encoding 30S ribosomal protein S20, translated as MANSAQAKKRARQAEKHREQNNAQRSAMRTFVKKVLKAIGSGDKAQAEAAYKEAVPVVDKMAGKGLIHKNKAARYKSRLNSRIRAL; from the coding sequence TTGGCCAATTCCGCACAAGCAAAGAAGCGCGCGCGTCAGGCTGAAAAGCATCGCGAGCAGAACAACGCCCAGCGTTCCGCTATGCGTACCTTCGTCAAGAAGGTGCTCAAGGCGATCGGCAGCGGTGACAAGGCCCAGGCCGAGGCGGCCTACAAGGAAGCTGTTCCCGTCGTGGACAAGATGGCCGGCAAGGGCCTGATCCACAAGAACAAGGCCGCCCGCTACAAGAGCCGTCTGAACAGCCGCATCCGCGCCCTGTAA
- the murJ gene encoding murein biosynthesis integral membrane protein MurJ has translation MSAKLLKSTAVVGVMTLLSRVLGLLRDMVFANVFGAGSGTDAFFVAFKIPNFLRRLFAEGAFSQAFVPVLAEVKTQRGLAEVRRLIADVSGALGMVLLLLTALALLAAPGLVTLFAPGFLDEPAKFALTSEMLRITFPYLLFISLTALAGGILNTYGRFAVPAFTPVWLNVCMIAAAWWAAPLFETPIVALAWGVFVAGAVQLAFQLPFLARLGLLPRPRWGWSDPDVKRILKLMLPAIFGSSVVQINLLLDTIIASFLVSGSVSWLYYSDRLVEFPLGVFGIALATVILPSLSQKHAAADPEAFARTLDWALRWVVLIGTAATVGLILLAGPLLTTLFQHGEFGTHDVRMATLSLMAFGAGLPAFILVKVLAPGFYARQDTRTPVRIGIYAMVANMGLNLCLVVPMVLAGWEGPHAGLALATALSAWLNAGLLFRRLRRDGVYHAQPGWSHLFAQVLLAALAMGGLLWWGLGSLEQWAAWSSAMRVEQLLLWVPLGAVVYFAVLLLFGVRPRQLLGRG, from the coding sequence ATGAGCGCCAAACTGCTGAAATCCACCGCCGTGGTGGGCGTGATGACCCTGCTGTCGCGGGTGCTCGGCCTGTTGCGCGACATGGTGTTCGCCAATGTGTTCGGCGCCGGCAGTGGCACCGACGCCTTTTTCGTCGCCTTCAAGATCCCCAACTTCCTGCGCCGGCTGTTCGCCGAGGGGGCCTTCTCCCAGGCCTTCGTGCCGGTGCTGGCCGAGGTCAAGACCCAGCGTGGCCTTGCCGAGGTGCGGCGGCTGATTGCCGACGTGTCCGGCGCCTTGGGGATGGTGCTGTTGCTGCTCACCGCCCTGGCCCTGCTCGCGGCGCCGGGCCTGGTAACGCTGTTTGCCCCCGGTTTTCTCGACGAGCCGGCGAAGTTTGCGCTCACCAGCGAGATGCTGCGCATCACCTTTCCCTACCTGCTGTTCATCTCCCTGACCGCCCTGGCCGGTGGCATTCTCAATACCTATGGCCGCTTTGCCGTGCCGGCCTTCACTCCCGTGTGGCTGAACGTCTGCATGATTGCCGCCGCCTGGTGGGCGGCGCCGTTGTTCGAGACACCGATCGTGGCACTGGCCTGGGGTGTGTTCGTGGCCGGTGCGGTGCAACTGGCCTTTCAGCTGCCGTTTCTGGCCCGCCTCGGTCTGTTGCCGCGGCCACGCTGGGGCTGGAGCGACCCGGACGTGAAGCGCATCCTCAAGCTGATGCTGCCGGCCATCTTCGGCTCGTCGGTGGTGCAGATCAATCTGCTGCTCGACACCATCATCGCCTCCTTCCTGGTCAGCGGCAGCGTGTCCTGGCTGTATTACTCGGATCGGCTGGTGGAGTTTCCCCTCGGCGTGTTCGGCATCGCCCTGGCCACGGTGATCCTGCCCAGCCTGTCGCAGAAGCACGCCGCCGCCGACCCGGAGGCCTTCGCCCGTACCCTGGACTGGGCGCTGCGCTGGGTGGTGCTCATCGGCACGGCGGCGACCGTCGGCCTGATCCTGCTCGCGGGTCCCCTGCTCACCACCCTGTTTCAGCACGGCGAATTCGGCACGCACGACGTGCGCATGGCGACCCTCAGCCTGATGGCCTTCGGCGCGGGGCTCCCGGCCTTCATCCTGGTGAAGGTACTGGCTCCGGGGTTCTATGCGCGGCAGGACACGCGCACACCGGTACGCATCGGCATCTACGCCATGGTGGCCAATATGGGGCTGAACCTGTGCCTGGTGGTGCCCATGGTGCTGGCCGGCTGGGAAGGGCCGCACGCCGGCCTGGCGCTGGCCACCGCCTTGTCGGCCTGGCTCAATGCCGGCCTGCTGTTCCGTCGTCTGCGCCGCGACGGGGTCTACCATGCCCAGCCCGGCTGGAGCCATCTGTTCGCTCAGGTACTGCTGGCGGCACTGGCCATGGGCGGGTTGCTGTGGTGGGGGTTGGGCAGTCTGGAGCAGTGGGCGGCATGGAGCAGCGCGATGCGGGTGGAGCAACTTTTGCTGTGGGTGCCCCTCGGCGCCGTCGTCTATTTTGCCGTGCTGTTGCTGTTCGGCGTGCGGCCGCGGCAGCTGCTGGGGCGCGGATGA
- a CDS encoding type IV pilin protein, producing MKNRQHGFTLIELMIVVAIVGILAAIAYPTYTEQVRKSRRAEAQAALMGLANAMERYFTSNSTYVGAADGAGVPLIYATQVPIDGGTAFYNLRITAADGTSYMLQATAVGSMASDANCGNLTLSSTGVRGETGSKTVDYCWSR from the coding sequence ATGAAAAACAGACAACACGGATTCACCCTGATTGAATTGATGATCGTCGTAGCCATCGTCGGCATCCTCGCCGCGATCGCCTATCCTACCTACACAGAGCAGGTACGCAAATCCAGGCGGGCCGAGGCACAAGCAGCCCTGATGGGGCTGGCTAATGCGATGGAACGCTACTTCACGTCCAACAGCACGTATGTCGGCGCTGCAGATGGCGCGGGAGTTCCACTGATTTACGCAACACAGGTACCAATTGATGGAGGCACCGCATTTTACAACCTGCGTATCACCGCCGCTGACGGTACGAGCTACATGTTACAGGCCACGGCTGTCGGCAGCATGGCCAGTGACGCAAACTGCGGCAACCTTACCCTTTCATCCACAGGCGTTCGCGGTGAAACGGGCTCTAAAACAGTAGATTACTGCTGGAGCCGATAG
- the lspA gene encoding signal peptidase II: protein MLKWLWLSVVVIALDQFTKVLATAKLALHEPVAVLPLFNLTLMHNTGAAFSFLSQAGGWQRWFFVAIAVAVSAALIAWLRQLQRHQVWLAAALALVLGGALGNVWDRIRLGYVVDFIDLYYGDWHWPAFNVADSAITVGAIMLLLDALRGERSA, encoded by the coding sequence ATGCTGAAATGGTTGTGGCTGTCGGTCGTGGTGATTGCTCTGGACCAATTCACCAAGGTGTTGGCCACGGCCAAGCTGGCCCTGCATGAACCGGTGGCGGTGTTGCCGTTGTTCAATCTGACCCTGATGCACAATACCGGCGCCGCGTTCAGCTTCCTGAGCCAGGCCGGTGGCTGGCAACGCTGGTTTTTTGTGGCCATTGCCGTTGCCGTCAGCGCGGCACTCATTGCATGGCTGCGTCAGCTGCAGCGGCATCAGGTGTGGCTGGCGGCGGCTCTGGCACTGGTCCTTGGCGGCGCCTTGGGCAATGTATGGGATCGCATCAGGCTGGGTTATGTGGTGGACTTTATCGATCTCTACTATGGTGACTGGCACTGGCCGGCATTCAACGTCGCTGATTCCGCCATTACTGTCGGGGCCATCATGCTGCTGCTTGACGCGTTACGTGGAGAGCGCAGCGCCTGA
- the ribF gene encoding bifunctional riboflavin kinase/FAD synthetase has translation MELIRGLHNLSARHHGCVATIGNFDGVHLGHQAVLGQLAEKADEYGVPTTVITFEPQPQEYFAPDNAVPRLTRLREKMLALRRFSVDRVLCLSFNRRLATLPAEAFIERILVDGLGVRYLVVGDDFHFGAGRRGNFAMLQAAGEKYGFQVAHMHTFTLGGERVSSTRIRQALARGDMEQAEQLLGRPYRMCGRVAHGDKRGRTIGFPTANIRLHRKASPISGVFAVELFGVDGEPWRGVANVGVRPTVQGLRPLLEVHLFDFSGDLYGRHVYVDFLHKLRDEQRFDSFEALKQQILVDAQHAREFFSWQDTKSAGKPMSDIP, from the coding sequence ATGGAGCTTATTCGCGGCCTGCACAATCTATCCGCCCGTCACCACGGCTGTGTCGCCACCATCGGCAATTTCGATGGTGTCCACCTCGGCCACCAGGCGGTGCTGGGGCAACTGGCGGAGAAGGCCGACGAATACGGCGTGCCGACCACGGTGATCACCTTCGAGCCGCAGCCGCAGGAGTATTTCGCGCCGGACAATGCCGTGCCGCGGCTGACGCGCCTGCGTGAGAAGATGCTGGCCTTGCGCCGCTTCTCTGTCGATCGCGTGCTGTGCCTGTCGTTCAACCGGCGGTTGGCAACATTGCCGGCGGAGGCGTTCATCGAACGCATTCTGGTCGACGGGCTCGGCGTGCGCTATCTGGTGGTGGGCGACGATTTTCACTTCGGTGCCGGACGCCGGGGCAACTTTGCCATGTTGCAGGCGGCGGGCGAGAAGTACGGTTTTCAGGTGGCGCACATGCACACCTTTACCCTGGGCGGCGAGCGCGTCTCCAGCACGCGCATCCGTCAGGCACTGGCGCGCGGTGACATGGAGCAGGCGGAACAATTGCTGGGGCGGCCCTATCGCATGTGCGGCCGCGTCGCCCACGGCGACAAGCGCGGTCGCACCATCGGCTTTCCCACCGCCAATATCCGCCTGCACCGCAAGGCCTCGCCCATCAGCGGGGTGTTCGCGGTGGAACTGTTCGGCGTCGATGGTGAGCCATGGCGCGGCGTGGCCAATGTCGGCGTGCGCCCAACGGTGCAGGGGCTGCGGCCGCTGCTGGAGGTACATCTGTTCGACTTCAGCGGCGATCTCTATGGCCGTCATGTGTACGTGGATTTCCTGCACAAGCTCCGCGACGAACAGCGTTTCGACTCGTTCGAGGCGTTGAAGCAACAGATTCTGGTAGACGCGCAGCACGCGCGTGAATTTTTCTCCTGGCAGGACACCAAGTCTGCCGGCAAGCCAATGAGTGACATACCGTGA
- the ileS gene encoding isoleucine--tRNA ligase: MSDYKHTLNLPETDFPMRGDLAKREPEMLKRWEAMDLYGKLRRAGAGRRKFILHDGPPYANGNIHIGHAVNKVLKDIIVKARTMAGFDAPYVPGWDCHGLPIELQVEKSIGKAGAAVTPAAFRKACREYAAEQVNGQREDFKRLGVFGDWDHPYLTMDFKFEADIIRSLGRIIERGHLHKGSKPVHWCVDCGSALAEAEVEYEDKTSPAIDVRFTVLDDEAFMARAHHVEDHEGKGPISVVIWTTTPWTLPANQAVALNADFDYAVVQCDGVGEHGPERLVLAEPMVKDAMARYGVADYRIVAYCKGAALEGLKLQHPFYEREVPIILGDHVTLEAGTGAVHTAPGHGQEDYVVGSRYHLKVDNPVGGDGKFLPGTPLFEGQHVFKANDSVLEVLRTRGALVHAHALRHSYPHCWRHKTPIIFRATPQWFISMDQNGLRQGAMDAISAIGEAHGWIPSWGQSRIENMVKGRPDWCISRQRTWGVPIALFVHKTSGALHPDTSRLIEEVARRVEQKGIDAWFELDAAELLGAEAADYDKVTDTLDVWFDSGVTHACVLEQRDGLQWPADLYLEGSDQHRGWFQSSLMTAVAMTGKAPYRAVLTHGFTVDAKGQKMSKSKGNVVAPQKVVSSLGADILRLWVASTDYRSEMTISDDILKRTADAYRRIRNTARFLLANIKGFDPAVNTVNFADMVALDVWVVNRAIELQKEILSAYERYEFHLIYQTLHNFCSVDLGSFYLDVIKDRQYTTQADSIARRSTQTAMYYILEMMSRWMAPILSFTAEEIWQHLPGARDESVFLATWYELSADADAGTAPAMDMAYWQQVMAVRDAVYKELERVRAAGGIGAGLEAEVDLYCGAELYAQLAQLGDELRFVLITSYARVHREIARPASAVYSKLESGDEMWILVTPSEHPKCVRCWHRREDVGSHAEHPELCGRCIDNVAGSGETRRFA; this comes from the coding sequence GTGAGTGACTACAAGCACACACTGAACCTGCCGGAAACCGATTTTCCCATGCGCGGCGATCTTGCCAAGCGCGAGCCGGAGATGCTCAAGCGCTGGGAGGCGATGGATCTGTACGGCAAGCTGCGCCGGGCCGGCGCGGGACGTAGAAAGTTCATCCTGCATGACGGTCCGCCTTATGCCAACGGCAATATCCATATCGGCCATGCGGTGAACAAGGTGCTGAAGGACATCATCGTCAAGGCGCGCACCATGGCCGGTTTCGATGCGCCCTATGTGCCGGGTTGGGACTGCCACGGCCTGCCCATTGAACTGCAGGTGGAGAAGAGTATCGGCAAGGCCGGTGCCGCAGTGACGCCCGCCGCCTTCCGCAAGGCCTGCCGCGAGTACGCCGCGGAGCAGGTCAACGGCCAGCGCGAAGACTTCAAGCGCCTGGGTGTGTTCGGTGACTGGGACCATCCCTATCTCACCATGGATTTCAAATTCGAGGCCGACATCATTCGTTCCCTCGGTCGCATCATCGAGCGCGGCCACCTGCACAAGGGCTCCAAGCCGGTGCACTGGTGCGTGGACTGCGGCTCGGCGCTGGCCGAGGCCGAGGTGGAGTACGAGGACAAGACCTCGCCGGCCATCGACGTGCGCTTTACCGTGCTGGATGACGAGGCCTTCATGGCGCGCGCGCATCATGTGGAAGATCATGAAGGCAAGGGACCGATCAGCGTGGTGATCTGGACCACCACACCGTGGACCCTGCCGGCCAATCAGGCGGTGGCCCTCAATGCCGACTTCGATTACGCCGTAGTGCAGTGCGATGGCGTCGGTGAGCACGGCCCGGAGCGGTTGGTGCTGGCGGAGCCGATGGTGAAGGACGCGATGGCGCGGTATGGCGTTGCCGATTACCGCATCGTTGCTTACTGCAAGGGTGCGGCGCTGGAAGGGCTCAAGCTGCAGCATCCGTTCTACGAGCGTGAGGTTCCGATCATTCTCGGTGATCACGTCACCCTCGAGGCGGGCACGGGCGCCGTGCACACCGCGCCCGGGCATGGTCAGGAAGACTATGTGGTCGGTTCGCGCTACCACCTCAAGGTGGACAACCCGGTGGGCGGCGATGGCAAGTTCCTGCCCGGTACGCCGCTGTTCGAAGGCCAGCACGTATTCAAGGCCAATGATTCGGTGCTGGAGGTACTGCGCACGCGTGGTGCACTGGTGCATGCCCATGCCCTGCGCCACAGCTATCCGCACTGCTGGCGCCACAAGACGCCGATCATCTTCCGCGCCACGCCGCAGTGGTTCATCAGCATGGATCAGAATGGCCTGCGCCAGGGGGCGATGGATGCCATCAGCGCCATTGGCGAGGCGCACGGATGGATCCCGTCGTGGGGGCAGTCGCGCATCGAAAACATGGTCAAGGGACGTCCCGATTGGTGCATCTCGCGCCAGCGCACCTGGGGCGTGCCCATCGCCCTGTTCGTGCACAAGACCAGCGGCGCGCTGCATCCGGATACCTCGCGCCTGATCGAGGAGGTCGCCAGGCGAGTGGAGCAGAAGGGCATCGATGCGTGGTTCGAGCTGGATGCCGCCGAACTGCTTGGTGCCGAAGCGGCCGATTATGACAAGGTGACCGACACGCTGGATGTCTGGTTCGATTCCGGCGTCACCCATGCCTGCGTGCTGGAGCAGCGCGATGGCCTGCAGTGGCCGGCCGATCTGTATCTGGAGGGCTCCGACCAGCATCGCGGCTGGTTCCAGTCCTCGCTGATGACCGCGGTGGCGATGACCGGCAAGGCGCCCTACAGGGCCGTGCTGACCCATGGTTTCACCGTCGACGCCAAGGGACAGAAGATGTCCAAGTCCAAGGGCAACGTGGTGGCCCCGCAGAAGGTGGTAAGCAGCCTCGGTGCCGATATCCTGCGCCTGTGGGTGGCCTCCACCGACTACCGCAGCGAGATGACCATCTCCGACGATATCCTCAAGCGTACCGCCGATGCCTATCGCCGCATCCGTAACACGGCGCGCTTCCTGCTGGCCAACATCAAGGGGTTCGATCCGGCCGTCAATACGGTCAACTTCGCGGACATGGTGGCGCTCGACGTGTGGGTGGTGAATCGGGCCATCGAGTTGCAGAAGGAGATACTGTCGGCCTATGAGCGATATGAGTTCCATCTAATCTATCAGACATTGCACAATTTCTGTTCAGTCGATCTCGGCTCCTTCTATCTGGATGTGATCAAGGACCGTCAGTACACGACGCAGGCCGATTCCATCGCGCGCCGTTCCACCCAGACGGCGATGTACTACATCCTCGAGATGATGAGCCGCTGGATGGCGCCGATCCTCAGCTTTACCGCCGAGGAGATCTGGCAGCACCTTCCCGGCGCACGGGATGAATCGGTCTTTCTGGCGACCTGGTATGAGCTTTCCGCTGATGCTGATGCGGGAACCGCTCCGGCCATGGATATGGCGTACTGGCAGCAGGTAATGGCTGTGCGTGACGCTGTCTACAAGGAGTTGGAGCGGGTACGCGCGGCTGGCGGCATTGGTGCCGGTCTCGAGGCCGAGGTGGACCTTTACTGCGGCGCCGAGCTCTATGCGCAACTGGCACAATTGGGTGATGAACTGCGCTTCGTGCTGATCACCTCTTATGCGCGCGTCCATCGGGAAATTGCGCGGCCGGCATCGGCGGTGTATTCCAAGCTGGAGAGCGGCGACGAGATGTGGATTCTGGTGACGCCTTCGGAGCATCCGAAGTGTGTGCGCTGCTGGCACCGGCGCGAGGATGTCGGTAGCCACGCCGAGCATCCGGAGTTGTGCGGCCGCTGCATCGACAACGTCGCCGGCAGCGGAGAGACAAGGCGCTTTGCGTGA
- the proB gene encoding glutamate 5-kinase yields the protein MNRRQQLAQTKRWVVKIGSALLTNDGRGLNLDGISAWVEQMAALRKRGIEVVLVSSGAVAEGMARLGWKKRPQALHELQAAAAVGQMGLVQAYESRFKNFDLHTAQILLTHDDLSNRKRYLNARSALRTLLELGVVPVVNENDTVVTDEIRFGDNDTLAALVANLVEADLLVILTDQAGMYDKDPRSNPDARLLHEVQAGDPALESMAGGSAGALGRGGMLTKVRAARLAARSGTETVIAYGREDKVLDRIIGGEMLGTLFTPDLEPMVARKRWLAGHLQLRGKLVLDAGAVRVLRDSGRSLLAVGVKAVEGRFLRGEMVSCVDEQGHEVARGLVNYSAEETAKLMGQPTSRIQELLGYVDEEELIHRDNLILV from the coding sequence ATGAACCGACGCCAGCAGCTTGCCCAGACCAAACGCTGGGTGGTGAAGATCGGCAGCGCCCTGTTGACCAACGACGGGCGTGGTTTGAACCTCGACGGCATCAGCGCCTGGGTGGAGCAGATGGCCGCCCTGCGCAAGCGCGGCATCGAGGTGGTGCTGGTGTCTTCCGGCGCCGTGGCCGAGGGCATGGCGCGGCTGGGCTGGAAGAAGCGTCCGCAGGCGCTGCACGAGCTGCAGGCGGCTGCCGCAGTGGGACAGATGGGCCTGGTGCAGGCCTACGAGTCGCGCTTCAAGAACTTTGACTTGCACACCGCTCAGATCCTGCTCACCCACGACGACCTCTCCAACCGCAAGCGCTATCTCAATGCGCGCAGTGCCCTGCGCACCCTGCTGGAACTGGGGGTGGTGCCGGTGGTGAACGAGAACGACACCGTGGTCACCGACGAGATCCGCTTCGGCGACAACGACACCCTGGCGGCCCTGGTGGCCAATCTGGTGGAGGCCGACCTGTTGGTGATCCTTACCGACCAGGCCGGCATGTACGACAAGGACCCGCGCAGCAATCCCGACGCCAGGCTGCTGCACGAGGTGCAGGCCGGCGATCCGGCGCTGGAATCCATGGCCGGCGGCAGTGCCGGCGCCCTGGGCCGCGGCGGCATGCTCACCAAGGTGCGTGCCGCGCGCCTCGCCGCCCGTTCCGGCACCGAGACGGTGATTGCCTATGGCCGCGAGGACAAGGTGCTGGACCGTATCATCGGCGGTGAGATGCTGGGCACCCTGTTCACCCCCGACCTGGAGCCGATGGTGGCGCGCAAGCGCTGGCTGGCCGGTCACCTCCAACTACGCGGCAAGCTGGTCCTCGATGCCGGTGCGGTGCGCGTGCTGCGCGACTCCGGCCGCAGTCTGCTGGCGGTGGGGGTAAAGGCCGTGGAGGGACGTTTCCTGCGTGGCGAGATGGTGTCCTGCGTCGACGAGCAGGGGCATGAAGTGGCGCGGGGCCTGGTGAACTACAGTGCCGAGGAGACGGCCAAGCTGATGGGCCAGCCCACCAGCCGCATTCAGGAACTGCTCGGTTACGTGGACGAGGAGGAACTCATCCACCGCGACAACCTGATCCTGGTTTGA
- a CDS encoding FKBP-type peptidyl-prolyl cis-trans isomerase — protein sequence MNPAAEITRGSHVRLHYTITLEDGTEADSSRGGEPLDFVLGDGTMLEGLEDFLLGMRAGQRAAYSVSPEQGFGYRDAEAVHVMPRSDFPAEMELAPGVIVAFTTPAGDEVPGTVTALDETQVTVDFNHPLAGHTLNFDVEILAVQA from the coding sequence ATGAACCCGGCAGCAGAAATCACTCGCGGCAGCCACGTCCGGTTGCACTACACCATCACGCTGGAAGACGGTACCGAGGCGGACAGCAGCCGTGGCGGTGAGCCGCTGGACTTCGTGCTGGGGGATGGAACCATGCTGGAAGGGCTGGAAGATTTTCTGCTCGGCATGCGGGCTGGGCAGCGCGCAGCATACAGCGTCAGCCCGGAGCAGGGATTTGGCTATCGAGACGCCGAGGCCGTGCATGTCATGCCGCGGAGCGATTTTCCGGCGGAGATGGAACTGGCCCCCGGGGTGATTGTCGCCTTCACCACCCCTGCCGGCGATGAGGTTCCCGGTACCGTAACGGCACTCGATGAGACGCAGGTGACGGTGGATTTCAATCATCCCCTCGCGGGACACACCCTGAATTTCGATGTGGAAATTCTGGCGGTGCAGGCATGA